One part of the Phragmites australis chromosome 3, lpPhrAust1.1, whole genome shotgun sequence genome encodes these proteins:
- the LOC133912738 gene encoding classical arabinogalactan protein 9-like → MARAAVLCAALLFLLLATYSLAQSPAAAPAKAPPKSSKATTAPAATPTATPAPPAHASNPAAAPSATPATPAPKISPATSAPAAAPTTPDTPAPAAAPAKPKAKAPAPAPPAKATSPASPPTKAVAPAPAATPPAATPPSVEAPAAEPPAPVAEVPVTAPSPVTKPTETPAPAPAKKKKPSSSSKNKKKKKGASAPAPAAEAPAAKRPKTAEAPTAEAPGPSGDSVAADTANAPGRTTERTAGVMVSVFAVALGAAALLA, encoded by the exons ATGGCGCGGGCTGCCGTCCTCTGCGCCgcgctcctcttcctcctcttggcCACCTACTCCCTCGCGCAGTCGCCAGCGGCCGCGCCGGCCAAAGCGCCGCCCAAGTCCTCCAAGGCCACGACGGCCCCTGCAGCCACGCCCACCGCCACTCCCGCTCCACCTGCCCACGCGTCCaaccccgccgccgcgccgtccgCCACCCCGGCCACACCCGCGCCTAAGATCTCCCCCGCCACTTCCGCCCCGGCCGCCGCGCCAACCACGCCCGACACCCCGgcacccgccgccgcgccggccaAGCCGAAGGCAAAGGCACCCGCTCCTGCACCCCCCGCCAAGGCCACCTCCCCGGCGTCCCCGCCGACAAAGGCTGTGGCGCCTGCTCCAGCTGCCACtccgcctgcggcgacccctccCTCTGTCGAGGCACCCGCGGCCGAGCCACCTGCGCCAGTCGCCGAGGTGCCGGTCACCGCGCCGTCCCCGGTCACCAAGCCCACTGAGACCCCGGCCCCCGCGCcggccaagaagaagaagccgtCGTCGTCCTctaagaacaagaagaagaagaagggcgcGTCTGCCCCTGCTCCGGCCGCGGAGGCCCCCGCCGCCAAGAGACCTAAGACCGCTGAGGCGCCCACGGCCGAGGCTCCCGGACCCAGCGGCGATTCCGTCGCTGCCGACACCGCG AACGCTCCAGGGAGGACCACGGAGAGGACGGCGGGCGTGATGGTGTCGGTCTTCGCTGTGGCACTGGGCGCGGCGGCTCTGCTAGCCTAA